The Bacillota bacterium genome includes a region encoding these proteins:
- a CDS encoding RNA polymerase subunit sigma: MRDLDQMAVSAAADERVLNELISINETYILQCASRATHRYITKSDDEWSLALSAFTNAVNTYDLKKGSFLGFANVVIKRKLIDYYRSNSKKKNEIVVNPAVFNTDPEDYDDDLAIYRKVVEQKAQDSNDQLKVEIEAANETFSQYGFSFFDLTGCSPKAGKTQKACAKAISFLVQNTFLIQDMRLYRQLPIKEIEKSCKIPRKILERHRRYIIAAIEILTGDYPCLGEYMESIKKEIEHESCYR, encoded by the coding sequence ATGCGGGATTTGGATCAGATGGCGGTCAGCGCCGCTGCTGATGAGCGGGTTTTAAACGAACTTATCAGTATAAATGAAACATATATCTTACAGTGCGCCTCCCGGGCAACACATCGCTATATAACCAAAAGCGATGATGAATGGTCGCTGGCGCTTTCTGCGTTTACTAATGCGGTTAATACCTATGATTTGAAAAAAGGCAGCTTTCTCGGTTTCGCAAATGTGGTGATAAAAAGAAAGCTAATTGATTACTACAGATCAAACTCGAAAAAGAAAAATGAGATTGTGGTAAACCCAGCCGTATTCAACACAGACCCCGAGGATTACGATGATGATCTTGCGATTTACCGTAAGGTGGTTGAGCAAAAAGCTCAGGACAGCAATGATCAGCTTAAGGTTGAGATTGAAGCGGCAAATGAGACATTTTCACAATATGGATTCTCATTTTTCGACCTTACCGGATGCTCACCGAAAGCAGGGAAGACCCAAAAAGCCTGTGCAAAGGCGATATCCTTTCTAGTGCAAAACACGTTTCTTATTCAAGATATGCGTTTGTATAGACAATTACCAATAAAAGAAATTGAAAAAAGCTGCAAGATTCCCCGAAAAATTTTAGAGCGTCATCGTAGATATATAATAGCGGCAATTGAAATCTTGACCGGAGATTATCCCTGTCTTGGCGAATATATGGAATCGATCAAAAAGGAGATTGAACATGAAAGCTGTTATCGTTGA
- a CDS encoding cadherin-like beta sandwich domain-containing protein: protein MKTKKVLRMICAFALCFAIAASGAVFGFASSNAGLSSLSLGDIVFTPEFSSDITAYSANVPYSTVSVTVTPAAADNGVVTVKDIAITGITPFVTVELSEGENTIPVVVTSEDGSATKTYTITVTRQAAEDSADLSGLSLSSGTLYPEFSSDVTEYKANVENAVESITVTPTAEQPTATVKIGDAVIEAGSSSLPLALNEGENLIAVNVTAQNGNIKVYNITVTREKPADFTDADLTSITLSCGNLAPDFIREVTSYTAAVPSDTEQVEITPTAANTNAVITVNGVGLVDGKANISLAEDKTDAAIVVTLGEVTKTYSITITKQPEETSTAGSVDLKSINLAHIKLKDNPNMTDFTVSVPYAREKIMLIPKAVDKNAVITINGAPFTTRNTNGGNVRLNVGENKVLIVVTNGDASKTYTVTIIREENKKSDKSVKDNNHGKNGAQPAAPGKSAKSHQSGKAQHQNSKKK, encoded by the coding sequence ATGAAAACCAAAAAAGTATTACGAATGATTTGTGCTTTTGCTTTATGTTTTGCAATTGCCGCGAGTGGAGCCGTGTTCGGTTTTGCGTCGTCAAACGCCGGCTTAAGCTCCTTAAGCCTCGGAGATATTGTATTTACCCCTGAATTTTCAAGCGATATCACAGCCTATAGCGCAAACGTACCATACTCTACAGTCAGCGTGACGGTAACACCGGCAGCTGCTGACAATGGTGTTGTGACAGTAAAAGATATAGCTATTACAGGCATTACGCCTTTTGTCACTGTTGAGCTTAGCGAAGGAGAAAATACGATACCCGTTGTTGTAACATCAGAAGATGGCTCGGCGACAAAAACTTACACTATTACAGTTACAAGACAGGCAGCGGAAGATTCTGCTGATCTTAGTGGACTTTCATTAAGCAGCGGCACATTATATCCAGAGTTTTCAAGCGATGTTACTGAGTATAAAGCAAACGTTGAGAACGCTGTTGAAAGCATCACAGTGACCCCAACTGCTGAACAGCCCACTGCAACAGTGAAAATCGGCGATGCCGTCATTGAAGCCGGCAGTTCTTCTTTGCCATTAGCGCTTAATGAAGGAGAAAATTTAATCGCTGTTAACGTCACAGCCCAAAACGGCAACATTAAAGTTTATAACATTACAGTCACTCGTGAAAAACCAGCGGATTTCACTGATGCTGATCTTACTTCCATAACATTAAGCTGCGGAAACCTTGCACCTGACTTTATCAGAGAAGTTACTTCTTATACCGCAGCTGTCCCGTCAGATACAGAGCAGGTCGAGATAACTCCCACAGCTGCTAATACAAACGCTGTAATTACAGTTAATGGAGTAGGCCTTGTGGACGGAAAAGCAAATATTTCTCTCGCAGAGGATAAAACAGATGCTGCGATAGTTGTTACACTCGGCGAGGTAACAAAGACATATAGCATAACAATTACCAAACAGCCTGAAGAAACAAGCACAGCTGGTTCTGTGGATCTTAAGAGCATAAATCTTGCTCATATCAAACTAAAAGATAATCCGAATATGACTGATTTCACAGTAAGCGTTCCCTATGCAAGAGAAAAAATAATGCTGATTCCCAAAGCTGTAGATAAAAATGCAGTGATTACAATAAACGGTGCACCTTTTACAACAAGAAATACCAATGGCGGAAATGTAAGACTGAATGTCGGCGAAAATAAGGTTTTGATCGTTGTGACAAACGGTGACGCTTCCAAAACTTATACTGTAACTATAATACGGGAAGAGAATAAAAAATCCGATAAATCTGTCAAGGACAATAATCACGGGAAAAATGGCGCTCAGCCCGCTGCCCCGGGAAAATCAGCTAAATCTCATCAGTCAGGCAAAGCTCAGCACCAAAACTCCAAAAAGAAATAA
- a CDS encoding DUF4234 domain-containing protein, whose product MGAQTPQSYQVSTAPIGQLKKNRSLAKLILLGIVTLGIYPIVFFSGISSDINIIASRYDGQKTMHYCLLAFLVGPVTIGIAFLVWFHKISERISCELIRRNIKYDFGAKDYWLWNVLGSLIIVGPFIYLHKLATASNKLAEHYNING is encoded by the coding sequence ATGGGTGCGCAAACACCACAAAGTTATCAGGTATCAACTGCGCCGATTGGGCAATTGAAAAAAAATCGTAGTTTAGCTAAATTGATCCTTTTAGGAATAGTTACATTAGGAATTTATCCTATAGTGTTTTTCTCAGGCATTTCAAGTGACATTAACATCATTGCAAGTCGTTACGATGGTCAAAAAACGATGCATTATTGTCTATTAGCGTTTTTAGTCGGTCCGGTAACGATTGGTATTGCTTTTTTAGTATGGTTTCACAAAATTTCAGAACGTATTAGCTGTGAGTTGATACGTCGTAACATAAAATACGATTTTGGCGCAAAAGATTATTGGTTATGGAATGTGCTTGGCTCTTTAATTATAGTCGGGCCTTTTATTTACCTACATAAACTTGCAACTGCCAGCAATAAGCTTGCAGAACACTATAATATAAATGGTTAA
- a CDS encoding DUF6442 family protein — translation MDRDEILNRNKAGKPKDEGKEFIENKSSKSGAWGLSIFFVLLVLYNFFKGLQIYDLLAIFWGYLGVNYISQYRILKTKSALLTAVCGMIAAVGFLLVYIFQTW, via the coding sequence ATGGATCGTGACGAAATATTAAACCGTAATAAAGCTGGAAAGCCTAAAGATGAAGGTAAAGAGTTTATTGAAAATAAGTCAAGCAAGTCCGGGGCATGGGGACTTAGCATATTTTTTGTTTTACTTGTCCTATACAATTTTTTTAAAGGTCTTCAAATCTATGACCTATTGGCGATTTTTTGGGGGTATCTAGGAGTGAACTATATTTCACAGTACAGGATTCTTAAAACCAAAAGCGCACTGTTAACAGCTGTTTGCGGTATGATTGCTGCTGTTGGATTTTTATTGGTCTATATTTTTCAAACGTGGTAA
- a CDS encoding helix-turn-helix transcriptional regulator translates to MENELKFNNRIRMWRAEKRISQGDLAEMVNVSRQTISSIENLQFCPSAKLALLICVALDKSFEDVFYFE, encoded by the coding sequence ATGGAAAATGAATTGAAATTTAATAATCGCATTAGGATGTGGCGCGCTGAAAAGAGAATATCACAGGGCGATTTGGCCGAAATGGTTAATGTTTCGCGACAGACTATAAGTTCGATTGAAAATCTGCAATTTTGCCCCAGCGCCAAGCTGGCTTTGCTTATATGCGTTGCTCTCGATAAAAGTTTTGAAGATGTCTTTTACTTTGAATAA